TTATCCCTATTGCGAATAAACAGATAATGCCATTCGGTTGGAGGAAGGCTGCAAAAGGAAGAACTGTCTGGAGAATCGTTGAAGAAGTTATTAGTCAAAATCTTGAAAAGTATGCTAACGACCTTGGTTTTGAAGATATAAAACCAGCTTCATCTGAAGTGGGTGTTTATGATTTTGAATTTATTCTCGAAAATCATTCAAAGTCCTTTGTTAATATAAAATCTTCAGTAATTGACGGTAAGAGAAACAAGGATGACATTTCTAAAGGTGAAGGCCTAATTCAATTTTTTTCTGAGAATCCGGATAGCAACTTATATGTTGCAACCTTCTTAATAGCTTTTAATTCAGATATGCAAATTGAATTAAAGGATTGTATTGTATTTCCTGTTTCTTGGATACCTGATGTATATATAAACCCAAGTAATAACGCCAACCTTCAATCGGCAGATTATAAGAAAATAGAAAAGGCTGAGAAACGAACAAATGAAGAATTTTTTGAAGTTCTAAAGAGAGAGATGGTAATTGCTGAAGAAAAAAGGAAGAAAAAGAAAAATAAAGTGGAGTAAAGTAAAATTCACAAATGATATTGCTTTGTATTAAATATCAATGACAACCACTTTCAAGAATTTAAGTGAATTAAAAAAAGAGCTTGGGAGTTCCGAGCTCTTACGTGTTTTTGATTAAATCCAGATTAAAGCTTCTAATTATTTTTATAGTGTTATCACTAATACCTGCATTCTTATTCACTACATTATTAATCTCATTTAAAATTTCTTGATATGAATTGTCACCTTTCGCCTCTACATATGCTTTATAACCTAGTTTTCCTAATATAATTTTTTCATCTTCATTTAGTGTAATCAGAGGGATTCGAGAAACATAGCCAGATGTAATCATGTTTGATCTTATTAAAATACCCCTAACTAAAAATGTCACTAACTCCGAATTCAAATACGCCAATAACCACCATGCATCACTGTCATCACAAATAATATTCGCATTTACACCATATGTTGAATTTTCTGGGAGAATACACGCTGTAAATTCGACTCCCATAGATGAACAAGTAATACCTGATTTATATAACAGCTGTTTATTTCTCACCATAAAGTTTTTGATTTCAGAATCAAATTTCAAGAAATCCTTGTGTAAAAACAAGTTATTTTCAGTAAAGAATCTATTTTTACCTGGATTTTTATAAAAAGGGATTGTAAAAGGGTCTTCTTTTACTTTTGAAAGATATAACTGGTCTTTACCCGTGGATATACCCGTTACACATTTAAACTTTTCTCCTAATCGTTCTTTGGAAAAAAGCATTTTTATATCGTCTGGACATTCAATAATTAGTTCATTATTGTCTTTAGGATTAGATAAAATTATTTCTGATAAATTATAGTCCTTATTAATCCCTGTTCGGAAATCTTCAAGTTGTTCCTCTAATTGAATTTGAAAAGCCTCTTTGGATAAAGGACGATTGCTTACGAAAACACCATTTTGGTATTTTTTTCCTTTTTGTAATATTAATATACTTGTTCTTACATCCGCAGCTTGGTCATGAAATACGTCATTTGAACACATCGTCACTTCATGAATTGCGCATTCCGTTAAAATTTTATTTCTAAGGTCAGTATGCGCTTTTGAAGTAAAGAATGAGTCATACGTAATCAAACCGATTAATGCTCCTTCTTTTGCTAAATCAATTATTGCTGATATGAACATGCTATACATATTATGAACGCCAACATCAGCAAACAGCTTTTGTAATTCTTTCTTATTAT
The Neobacillus sp. PS3-40 genome window above contains:
- a CDS encoding N-6 DNA methylase, translating into MGRHAKVLEKDNIDRRELGYYYTPNFISKYISSRLLMLNPNGIKVLDPCVGQEELLEEFFIQGKIVDGIDVFLYKDEYKCNFRQKDFIEFYREIKSNGNETQITFEDLVDSKANEVTTELDYDYYIANPPYNCHEVDYIKDNKKELQKLFADVGVHNMYSMFISAIIDLAKEGALIGLITYDSFFTSKAHTDLRNKILTECAIHEVTMCSNDVFHDQAADVRTSILILQKGKKYQNGVFVSNRPLSKEAFQIQLEEQLEDFRTGINKDYNLSEIILSNPKDNNELIIECPDDIKMLFSKERLGEKFKCVTGISTGKDQLYLSKVKEDPFTIPFYKNPGKNRFFTENNLFLHKDFLKFDSEIKNFMVRNKQLLYKSGITCSSMGVEFTACILPENSTYGVNANIICDDSDAWWLLAYLNSELVTFLVRGILIRSNMITSGYVSRIPLITLNEDEKIILGKLGYKAYVEAKGDNSYQEILNEINNVVNKNAGISDNTIKIIRSFNLDLIKNT